The genomic DNA CGAAAAACTATAAATGGCTATACTAAAACATAAGTTTTTCAAACCTTTTAAAAATTGGTTCGTCCTAATTTTAACCGCATTTATAATTTGGATGTTATTTTTTGATGACAATTCATGGCTTATACACCATGAATTGAATACAGATGTTGAAGCCCTGGAAAACGAAAAAGAATATTATAAAAAAGAAATAGAAAAAGATAATAAAGCTATAAAAAAGCTAAGTACCCCAGGTGGTTTAGAAAAATTTGCTCGCGAAGAATATTATATGAAACGCGATAATGAAGAAATCTACATTATAGAATACGAAGACAGTTTAAAAACTAAAAAGAATGAGTAATAGATTGTTCAAAGAATTTGATTCGGTTACAGCCAAACAATGGAAACAAAAAATACAATTCGATTTAAAAGGAGCTGATTATAATGATACATTAGTATGGCAAACGAATGAAGATATATCTGTAAAACCATTTTATCATGCAGATGATTTTAAAGAACAACCAGAAGTCTCAAACGCAGAAGCTACAACATGGAAAATTTGTCAATCTATTTTTGTAGCTGATGTAAAAAATGCTAATCAAAAAGCAATTGATGCTATTGAAAGAGGAGCTGAAAGTATTAAATTTATTGTTCCATCAGAAACTGTCTCAATTAACGATTTACTAAAAGGTATAAATCCCGCATCAACACCGCTCTATTTTGAGTTACAATTTCTTTCTGAAACATATGTAAAACAATTAACTGCTATTTCATCAAATGCAAATATCCATACAGATATTATATACAATTTAGCAAAAAACGGAAACTGGTTTCATAGCTTAAATGATGATTTTCATGAATTTAAAGCAATAACAGCATATACAAAATCATTTTCGGTTGATACGTCTCTATACCAAAATGCTGGTGCTAATATTGTACAGCAATTAGCGTATAGCTTAGCTCATGCCAATGAATATTTAAATTATTTTGAGGAAAAGAAAGCCATTTCACCTACTTTAAAAATAAGTTTTAACGTTTCTGTTGGTACAAATTACTTTTTTGAAATTGCAAAATTGCGCGCATTACGAATGCTTTGGGAAACGCTAGCCACAGAGTATCATATCAACCCTACTTGCTATATTTTGGCAACTCCTACAAAACGTAACAAAACATTATACGATTATAATAATAACATGTTACGTACAACAACCGAATGCATGAGTGCCATTCTTGGGGGTGCAAATAGTGTCTATAACTTACCTTATGATGCTATTTATCACAAAGACAATGAATTTGGGGAACGTATTGCTAGAAATCAACTACTGGTTTTAAAACATGAAAGTTATTTTGATGTTGTCAACAACCCTTCCGACGGTGCATTTTATATAGAATCCCTAACCAATCAACTAACAGAAAAAGCTCTAGACTTATTTAAAAATATTGAAGAAAACGGTGGTTTTTTAAAGCAATTAAAACAAGGGACTATTCAACGAAAAATTAAAGAAAATGCCGCCAAAGAAGACGCTCAGTTTAATGCAGGTGAAGAAATCTTATTAGGCACTAACAAACATCCAAATACAGAAGATAAAATGAAACAAGAGTTGGAACTTTATCCTTTTGTAAAAACGAACCAAAGAAAAACATTAATTGAACCTATAATTGAAAAGCGACTAGCAGAAAAAATAGAACAAGAACGATTAAAAAATGAATAATAAAATGAACCTGAATTTTAAACTTTTTAGCCTTTTATTAGTACTTACTTTATTAAACTGTAAAAACGAAAACTCACTTTCAGAATACAAATATGCGAACATGCCTGTTGTGCTAACCTGTGGTGATTTCAATTCTAAACTCTATCATGAGGCGTTATACGCCTTCGAAAATGATATTCTGACTCATTATAGCAATACTAACAAAAATGCCTCTCAAACTCAGTCCTACAATTTGTTTGTTAGAGATGCTATTTACGGAAGAGCAAAATACGAAGATGTGGTCTCTGAGCATACATACAAAGTGTTTCAAACTTTAAAAAACGAGAACACATTATGGGATGCTAATAACACTAAAAGTCACTTAAACTACAACAGTACTATAGTAAATTGTATCTCAAATAATATTCAAGATACTGCCTTAAAAACAACTTTTAATTCGCTTATAACGACCAGTAGCATGAGTCCTAAGTTGTTTGGAGCTCCTTTAATGAGTAAATACAGAACAGCTCTTAAAGACAAATATTTAGCAACTTATATTGCATTAGATCTGTTTTACTCAAAACTTTTTGATGTTGATTTTTCTAAAGTGAATTTTAAAAAACCAGAATCAAAAGTAGATTTTAACAAGAAACCCGAATAGTATTGAGAAAAGATCTTCAACATATCGCAATAAATATTAAACAGAAAAAATCTAAAGGCGAAAAGGCGAAAGTTTTTTTAACTGCGGAAGATATCGCCGTAAAATCATCCTATTCTAAAGATGATATTAAAGATTTAGAGCACCTCGGATTTGTTGCTGGAATTGCACCAAACCTAAGAGGACCTTATAGTACTATGTATGTTAGAAGACCTTGGACTATTAGACAATATGCTGGTTTTAGTACTGCAGAAGAAAGCAATGCTTTTTACAAGCGTAATTTAGCCGCAGGGCAAAAGGGACTTTCGGTTGCATTCGATTTAGCAACTCATAGAGGTTACGATAGCGACCATGAACGTGTTGTTGGAGATGTTGGAAAAGCTGGTGTTGCTATCGATTCGGTAGAAGACATGAAAACACTGTTTGATGAAATTCCTCTGGATAAAATGTCTGTTTCCATGACCATGAATGGAGCGGTATTACCTATTATGGCATTTTATATAGTGGCAGCCGAAGAACAAGGTGTTAAACCAGAACAACTTGCTGGCACCATTCAAAATGATATTTTAAAGGAATTTATGGTTCGTAATACATACATCTACCCACCTACACCTTCTATGAAAATCATTTCAGATATTTTTGAATATACCAGTAAAAATATGCCTAAGTTTAATAGCATTAGTATTTCAGGATATCATATGCAAGAAGCCGGAGCAACCTGCGATATTGAATTAGCTTACACCCTCGCTGATGGTTTAGAATATATTAGAAAAGGACTTGCTGCCGGTATGGACATAGATACGTTTGCACCTCGCCTCTCTTTCTTTTGGGCTATTGGTATGAATCATTTCATGGAGATCGCCAAAATGCGTGCAGCACGTATGCTTTGGGCAAAGTTGGTTAAACAATTTAATCCTAAAAATGAAAAATCTCTAGCGTTACGTACTCATTGCCAAACCAGTGGTTGGAGTTTAACCGAACAAGACCCTTTCAACAATGTAGCAAGAACAACTATAGAAGCTGCCGCCGCTGCTTTTGGTGGTACCCAAAGTTTGCATACCAATGCACTCGATGAAGCAATTGCTTTACCAACCGATTTTTCGGCGCGTATAGCCAGAAATACTCAAATATATCTTCAAGAAGAAACAAAAATAACAAAAACTGTAGACCCTTGGGCCGGGAGCTATTATGTTGAAAAACTAACACACGATATAGCCCAAAAAGCATGGACTTTGATTGAAGAAATTGAAGCATTAGGGGGTATGACAAAAGCTATTGAAGCTGGTATTCCTAAAATTAGAATTGAAGAAGCTGCTGCTAAAAAACAAGCCCGTATAGATTCTGGGCAAGATATTATTGTTGGAGTTAATAAATATAGACTTGAAGAAGAAGCTGTAATTTCGACACTTGAAGTTGATAACCAAACCGTTCGAAATCAACAAATAGAACAATTAAATAGAATAAAAGCTAAGAGAAATTCAGAAAAAGTTAATACAGCACTTTCAAAATTAACTGAAGCTGCAAAATTTTCCTTAAATTCGAAAGATTCCCACTTTAGTGAGGACAAGAACTTACTAGCTTTAGCTGTAGAAGCTGCTCGGGAACGCGCCACGCTTGGAGAAATTAGCGATGCTTTAGAAGCTGAGTTTGGACGTTATAAAGCACAAATAAAATCATTTTCTGGTGTGTATAGCAAAGAAATAAAAGACGACGAATCCTTTAAAAAAGCACAACAATTAGCTGATGTTTTTGCAGAACAAGACGGAAGAAGACCACGTATTATGATTGCAAAAATGGGGCAAGACGGTCATGACCGTGGCGCTAAAGTAGTAGCTACAGGCTATGCGGATGTCGGTTTTGATGTAGATATTGGGCCATTATTCCAAACACCACAAGAAGCTGCAAAACAAGCCGTAGAAAACGATGTTCATGTTTTAGGTGTTTCTTCATTGGCAGCAGGACACAAAACCTTGGTGCCTCAGGTTATTGAAGCCCTAAAAACTTATGGTCGTGATGATATTATGGTCATTGTTGGTGGTGTTATCCCGAAACAAGATTATCAATATTTATTTGATTCGGGTGCTATAGCTGTGTTTGGTCCCGGAACAAAAATTAGTGATGCGGCTATTAAGATTTTAGAAATACTAATTGATTAATTTTTATTTCTAAAAAATTGAAACTAATTATATGTTAACACTTCTCTAAATTGATAAAATAAACGTTCTGCAACGCTTAAATCTTCAGTTACAATTTCTGCATTACCTAATAGTTCTTGGGTAAATTTAAATGTTTTATTATAGGATGTTTTTGTACCATCTGGCAACGAAATATAAACAGTATAATTCCCTTCCTTATCAGGAGAAATTGAAAAATCTGTTACTTTACCAATTAACATACCATATTGTTGATATGGATAATTATCTAATTTTATAAAAACTTTTTGACCTATTGAAACTTTTCCAGAATTTTGTGCTGGAATAACCAATTTTCCAACCAGATTAGTAGTATCAACAGGTAAAACAGAAAATACAATACTACCATTTGGAACAAATTGATTAGAACCCCAATATTCTTGAAAACTAACGACACCTTCTATAGATGAAGATAACACATAATTATATTCCCAGCTTCTTATAGCATCCTTTAATAAACTATAGGATTGTATCATATTCCTCAATAATTTAGTATTCTGTTCTTTCTCATCAATATGCGTTTTCTTTAAGTTTTGATTTGCAGACCCTATGGCTTCTCTCATTTGAGAAATTGATATAGCCATACTACTTATATTCTTTTGCATTTGTATAAACTCCAACTCCTTTAACTCATAATTTTGTTTAGAAATAATACCCTTTTCATATAAATGCTTTTGTCTTTTGTATTGTGTTTCTTTTAATTTAAATTCTTGCTCTAAAAGATCTTTTTGTATAATCTGACTCCTAAGTCTCTCTTGTATCTCTTTAAGTGAAGTTCTATTTCCCTTCAACTGGTTTGTGTAAGGATCTAGATCTTTTAATAGAAAATAATCCGAATAGCTCTTTTCAAAATTTATATAAGCCGATTCAATATCTCCTAGCACTAAATAAGTTGTTTCTTCAAATGGGAATGTAAAACTTTCTATAATTAATGGTATAGTATCTATAATACTTTTTAGTTTATAAACATCTTTATAATTAGCTATATTTTTTATAATGGCTAGCTTCTGGTTAACTTTTACTGTATCTCTATTCTTTATAAAAATTTCATCTAATTGCCCTGAAGACCTAGAAACAACTTTTTCAGTTGGCATTTTAGTAGTAACTAACACCTTAGCGGTAACAAAATCTGGGTATTTAATTATAACGGAAAGTATTAAGATAATACAAGTAAACATAAAAATCAATGTAATTCCCCAACGCACAATCCATATTGGCGGATTTGACAATATTTCCTGTACTTCTTCTGATCTTAAACTTAATTCGCTTTGTTCAACTTTATCAGGCATCCTTATCACTTAATTTTTCTAATTCTAATTGATTCTTTACCAATTCATAGTATGCACCCTGTAACTTTAATAATTCACTATGTTTTCCAGATTCTTTTACTTTTCCATCGTCAATAACAACAATCTGATCTGCATTTTTTACTGTACTTAAACGATGGGCAATAATGACAACTGTTTTATGTTTAAAAAAGGTCTTTAAATTTCCCATAATAATACGTTCATTCTTGGCATCTAAAGCAGACGTTGCTTCATCAAAAAACAATATATCAGGGTTTTTGTATACTGCTCTGGCAATAAATAAACGTTGTTTTTGTCCTGTACTTAACCCTACTCCTTCGTTACCAATTTTGGTATTAAAACCTAAAGGCAACGATAGTATAAAATCGTAAATATTAGCAACTTTAGTGGCTTTGATTAAATGTTCTTGATCAAGACTATCTTCACCAATGGCAATATTATGAGCAATCGTGTCATTAAATACATAACCTTCCTGCATCACCACACCACAATTGGCTCGCCAAGCTTTATGAGATAATGTGTTTAAATAGTGTTCTCCATACAAAACAACTCCTTTATCAATATTATAAAACTTTAATAATATTTTCATTAATGTTGTTTTTCCACTACCACTAGCTCCTACAATAGCGGTTATTTTATTAGCTGGAATATACATACTCAATCCTTTTATAACATACTCGTCACTACCTAAATACCTAAACATTATATCATTAATTTTAAGGTCTTGATTTTTCTTAATAGTTGTTATTAAATATGTTTCTCTACTCTCCTCATCATCTTTTTCGTGTACTTCACCTAAACGTTCTAAACTAATTTTAGCATCTTGTACCGATTGAATAAAACCAACTAATTGCATAATGGGACCATTTAATTGCCCTATTATATATTGAATAGAAAGCATCATCCCTAAAGTAATAGAACCTTCTATAACCAATAAAGCAGAAGTAAATGTGATAATTATGTTTTTAGCTTCATTAATAAAAGATGATCCAACACTCTGGGTTTGCTCTAATGCTAAGCTTTGCATAGACACCTTAAAGAGTCTGGCTTGTACAAATTCCCATTTCCAACGCTTTTGTTTTTCGGCATTATTCATTTTAATTTCTTGCATACCGTTAATAAGCTCTATAACGGTACTTTGTTCTTGACTCATTTGAGTAAAACGCTTATAGTCGAGATCTTTTCGCCGCTTTAAGAAAAATAATATCCAAATAGTGTAAATGGTACTTCCAATAGCAAAAATAAAAAAGATGGATGGGCTATAATAAATAAGAACAGCTCCAAACACAAACAAATTAAACATAGAAAACAAGGTATTTAGTGTAGACCCTGTTAAGAGACTTTCTATACGACTATGGTCATTGATGCGTTGCATAATATCTCCAGTCATTCTGGTATCAAAATAAGCAATGGGCAGGTTCATGAGTTTTATAAAAAAATCAGACACCAACGAAATATTAATTCTTGTGCTTAAGTGCAATAAAATCCAGCTTCTAAAGACCCCCACACTTGTAGTACCAAAAAACAACATGATTTGAGCAATGAGCACCATATAGATAAAATTAATATCCTGGTTTTGTATCCCTACATCTACTATACTTTGGGTTAAAAATGGAAATATTAGTTGCAACATACTCCCTACCAATAAACCAATAACTAACTGTAGTAGTAATCCTTTATGTTTAAATAGATATTGAAATAAAAATCGAAATGATTTTTTATCAACCTCTTCCCAATTATGTTGTTTAAATTTTGGAGTGATTTCCAAAAGCAAAGTAATTCCTTCTTTTGTATTTTCTGTGGCATTGTTCCCTATCCATGATTTTATAAACTCTTCTTTAGTATAAGAAACAAGTCCATAAGAAGGGTCGGAAATATAAACCATATCCTTTTTTATTTTATACACCACCACAAAATGGTTTTTATTCCAGTGTACTATAAGGGGTAAAGGCGCCTCTTTTAGCTTATTAAAATCTAGTTTTGCGCCTAGAGATTTAAATCCAATCGCTTCGGCAGCATCGCTTAACTTCAATAAATTACTACCTATTCTTGTGGTTTCAGATAGGTCTCTTATATCTTGTAATGAGATTAATTTACCATAATGTTTAGCAACAATTCGTAAACATGTTGGCCCACAATCTTTTGAATCTGGTTGTTTATAAAAGGGGAAGGTTTTTTTCAATGATTATTGTTTTTTAAAAGGCTATCAATTGTTTTTTGTAAATAATCTTCTTTCATGTTTTTTACAATTATTTTACATTCTTCATCGGCTAGAAGTTTAAATGGTATTTCAAATATGTTGTATTGTTTTGCTAAGTCTCCTTTAAATCCTGTTGTACCAATAACATTTTCCCTAATCCCCCTACTTTAATAGCCTTCAACCAACTTTCACGACTCTTCCCAAGGTTTGTGTCTATTCTTCGCGAAAGAATATTGTTCTTAGCCCGAAGTAACCCTCCTTAAACTTTATTATTTTATATCATCAATAATTCTTTGAAAAACTATACTATTAGATGGTCTAGGTGCATTATTCAACACAATCTGATTCTGTCTATTAAAAATAAGATATCTAGGAATCCAACTGATTTTTAACGACTTAGCCAACACAGATTTTTTACCATTTAAGACTAAATACTGATTTCTAACATTTAAAAACTCTTTTAGTTGTTCTGATTTTTTTAACCATTTATCTTTTTCTTCATCTATAGATAAATAAATCCATTCTACATTATTTTCTATAGAAAGTTTATCTCTAAACGATTTCACTTCTTGTATTTCCTTTACACATGGGGGGCACCAACTTGCCCAAAAATCTATTACTCTAATCCTTTTATTAGAGCGATTAAAAACCTCCTTTAAAGTTAAGGTATCTCCATATTTATTTAATAATTTAGTACTTAAAGCGCTCTCAGATAATTTGAAGTTAAAAGCATTCAAGTCTTCTTTTATTTCAGTCATGTACATTTTGGAAATTCTATCAAACTTACCTTCATATTCATCAATTAACGAAATCATAAATTTGGCATTTTCAATATCATAACCAAATCCTTTAATATGATAATCTATA from Flavivirga abyssicola includes the following:
- a CDS encoding FtsB family cell division protein, whose amino-acid sequence is MAILKHKFFKPFKNWFVLILTAFIIWMLFFDDNSWLIHHELNTDVEALENEKEYYKKEIEKDNKAIKKLSTPGGLEKFAREEYYMKRDNEEIYIIEYEDSLKTKKNE
- a CDS encoding methylmalonyl-CoA mutase subunit beta gives rise to the protein MSNRLFKEFDSVTAKQWKQKIQFDLKGADYNDTLVWQTNEDISVKPFYHADDFKEQPEVSNAEATTWKICQSIFVADVKNANQKAIDAIERGAESIKFIVPSETVSINDLLKGINPASTPLYFELQFLSETYVKQLTAISSNANIHTDIIYNLAKNGNWFHSLNDDFHEFKAITAYTKSFSVDTSLYQNAGANIVQQLAYSLAHANEYLNYFEEKKAISPTLKISFNVSVGTNYFFEIAKLRALRMLWETLATEYHINPTCYILATPTKRNKTLYDYNNNMLRTTTECMSAILGGANSVYNLPYDAIYHKDNEFGERIARNQLLVLKHESYFDVVNNPSDGAFYIESLTNQLTEKALDLFKNIEENGGFLKQLKQGTIQRKIKENAAKEDAQFNAGEEILLGTNKHPNTEDKMKQELELYPFVKTNQRKTLIEPIIEKRLAEKIEQERLKNE
- the scpA gene encoding methylmalonyl-CoA mutase; the encoded protein is MRKDLQHIAINIKQKKSKGEKAKVFLTAEDIAVKSSYSKDDIKDLEHLGFVAGIAPNLRGPYSTMYVRRPWTIRQYAGFSTAEESNAFYKRNLAAGQKGLSVAFDLATHRGYDSDHERVVGDVGKAGVAIDSVEDMKTLFDEIPLDKMSVSMTMNGAVLPIMAFYIVAAEEQGVKPEQLAGTIQNDILKEFMVRNTYIYPPTPSMKIISDIFEYTSKNMPKFNSISISGYHMQEAGATCDIELAYTLADGLEYIRKGLAAGMDIDTFAPRLSFFWAIGMNHFMEIAKMRAARMLWAKLVKQFNPKNEKSLALRTHCQTSGWSLTEQDPFNNVARTTIEAAAAAFGGTQSLHTNALDEAIALPTDFSARIARNTQIYLQEETKITKTVDPWAGSYYVEKLTHDIAQKAWTLIEEIEALGGMTKAIEAGIPKIRIEEAAAKKQARIDSGQDIIVGVNKYRLEEEAVISTLEVDNQTVRNQQIEQLNRIKAKRNSEKVNTALSKLTEAAKFSLNSKDSHFSEDKNLLALAVEAARERATLGEISDALEAEFGRYKAQIKSFSGVYSKEIKDDESFKKAQQLADVFAEQDGRRPRIMIAKMGQDGHDRGAKVVATGYADVGFDVDIGPLFQTPQEAAKQAVENDVHVLGVSSLAAGHKTLVPQVIEALKTYGRDDIMVIVGGVIPKQDYQYLFDSGAIAVFGPGTKISDAAIKILEILID
- a CDS encoding HlyD family secretion protein; amino-acid sequence: MPDKVEQSELSLRSEEVQEILSNPPIWIVRWGITLIFMFTCIILILSVIIKYPDFVTAKVLVTTKMPTEKVVSRSSGQLDEIFIKNRDTVKVNQKLAIIKNIANYKDVYKLKSIIDTIPLIIESFTFPFEETTYLVLGDIESAYINFEKSYSDYFLLKDLDPYTNQLKGNRTSLKEIQERLRSQIIQKDLLEQEFKLKETQYKRQKHLYEKGIISKQNYELKELEFIQMQKNISSMAISISQMREAIGSANQNLKKTHIDEKEQNTKLLRNMIQSYSLLKDAIRSWEYNYVLSSSIEGVVSFQEYWGSNQFVPNGSIVFSVLPVDTTNLVGKLVIPAQNSGKVSIGQKVFIKLDNYPYQQYGMLIGKVTDFSISPDKEGNYTVYISLPDGTKTSYNKTFKFTQELLGNAEIVTEDLSVAERLFYQFREVLTYN
- a CDS encoding peptidase domain-containing ABC transporter, which gives rise to MKKTFPFYKQPDSKDCGPTCLRIVAKHYGKLISLQDIRDLSETTRIGSNLLKLSDAAEAIGFKSLGAKLDFNKLKEAPLPLIVHWNKNHFVVVYKIKKDMVYISDPSYGLVSYTKEEFIKSWIGNNATENTKEGITLLLEITPKFKQHNWEEVDKKSFRFLFQYLFKHKGLLLQLVIGLLVGSMLQLIFPFLTQSIVDVGIQNQDINFIYMVLIAQIMLFFGTTSVGVFRSWILLHLSTRINISLVSDFFIKLMNLPIAYFDTRMTGDIMQRINDHSRIESLLTGSTLNTLFSMFNLFVFGAVLIYYSPSIFFIFAIGSTIYTIWILFFLKRRKDLDYKRFTQMSQEQSTVIELINGMQEIKMNNAEKQKRWKWEFVQARLFKVSMQSLALEQTQSVGSSFINEAKNIIITFTSALLVIEGSITLGMMLSIQYIIGQLNGPIMQLVGFIQSVQDAKISLERLGEVHEKDDEESRETYLITTIKKNQDLKINDIMFRYLGSDEYVIKGLSMYIPANKITAIVGASGSGKTTLMKILLKFYNIDKGVVLYGEHYLNTLSHKAWRANCGVVMQEGYVFNDTIAHNIAIGEDSLDQEHLIKATKVANIYDFILSLPLGFNTKIGNEGVGLSTGQKQRLFIARAVYKNPDILFFDEATSALDAKNERIIMGNLKTFFKHKTVVIIAHRLSTVKNADQIVVIDDGKVKESGKHSELLKLQGAYYELVKNQLELEKLSDKDA